A genomic window from Silene latifolia isolate original U9 population chromosome Y, ASM4854445v1, whole genome shotgun sequence includes:
- the LOC141631382 gene encoding uncharacterized protein LOC141631382: MCKGFGSTLSGPALRWFVSLPNRSIFTFADLINAFTQQFASSRKPQKHAGDLYKIVQGASETIGEYNTRFNNEKVAVRECDVSTAVEAFRRGLHHESDLYKQLTVHPCHSFIAMQEKAAAAIRLEEDIIARASMPSTTSVSSTSAIEKSGRKQPTSKKDERYRPYGRGVNRIDNREENQQLPTLATAKRRATETKGDRPETSCRISHSDLPDVAFDEGDVHDGKEHHDALIITLSMANCTVRKVLVDTGSSVNLIMLKTIENMGFSEKDAGRRPSRGRVQ, translated from the exons ATGTGCAAGGGGTTTGGATCCACACTATCAGGACCAGCACTCCGATGGTTTGTAAGTTTGCCAAACAGATCAATATTTACGTTTGCCGACCTGATAAACGCATTCACTCAGCAATTTGCCAGCAGCCGGAAGCCACAAAAGCACGCAGGCGACCTATACAAAATTGTTCAAGGAGCAAGCgagaccattggagaatacaataccagatttaacaatgagaaggtggcaGTACGAGAATGTGACGTATCAACAGCGgtggaagccttcagaagaggtcTGCACCATGAGTCTGACCTATATAAGCAGTTAACTGTGCACCCTTGTCATAGCTTTATAGCGATGCAAGAAAAAGCAGCAGCTGCAATCAGACTGGAAGAAGATATCATAGCCAGAGCCAGCATGCCAAGTACGACAAGCGTATCCAGCACGTCAGCCATAGAGAAGTCAGGTAGAAAGCAACCCACTAGCAAGAAGGATGAAAGATACAGGCCATATGGTAGGGGAGTAAACAGAATCGACAATAGAgaagaaaatcagcaactccccacTTTGGCGA CAGCCAAAAGGCGTGCTACTGAGACTAAGGGAGACAGGCCAGAAACTtcctgcagaatttctcacagtgacctaCCTGATGTTGCTTTCGACGAAGGGGATGTACACGACGGAAAGGAACATCATGATGCACTCATCATAACTCTGTCAATGGCCAactgcacagttagaaaggtcctgGTGGATACTGGTAGCTCGGTCAATTTGATCATGctaaaaaccatagaaaacatggggttcagcgagaaggatGCAGGAAGAAGACCATCCCGTGGTAGGGTTCAATAG